In the Podospora bellae-mahoneyi strain CBS 112042 chromosome 4, whole genome shotgun sequence genome, one interval contains:
- the CDR1 gene encoding Multidrug resistance protein (COG:Q; EggNog:ENOG503NTZE) has protein sequence MSFTGAGSFGNYDLTAQSTGAPLGRTTTNDQQREEVVTAGGSSPGRNENDVSRTRATSLTEVADSEAAIRNEKGNITDAADEDEEAIDEERRHSAVLALARKYTSQSHYGVEPGTNVFEAALQDENSPINPNGPNFNSKAWAKAVVSMMDGRGASFRTSGVAFQHLNVFGFGAPTDYQKDVANVWLELVGLARKLTGNKGRRIDILRDFDGVVEKGEMLVVLGPPGSGCSTFLKTIAGDYNGIYMDENSYFNYQGMTAKEMHTHHRGEAIYTAEVDTHFPQLSVGDTLTFAARARAPRQLPPGVSKSMFAQHLRDVVMAMFGISHTVNTRVGNEYIRGVSGGERKRVTIAEAALSGAPLQCWDNSTRGLDSANAIEFCKNLKMSSDLFQSTCCVSIYQAPQSAYDLFDKALVLYEGRQIFFGKASEARQYFERLGFDCPSRQTTPDFLTSMTSPLERVVRPGWEDKAPRTPDEFAAAWKKSPEYQALQAQIEAYKASHPINGPDAEAFRASKQAQQAKSQRVKSPFTLSYMQQIQLCLWRGWKRLTGDPSLSIGALVGNTIMALIISSIFYNLQPTTDSFYQRGALLFFACLMNAFSSALEILTLYSQRPIVEKHKAYALYHPSAEAIASMLCDLPYKIANTLVFNLTLYFMTNLRREAGAFFFFLLFSFFTVLVMSMIFRTIASSTRTLSQAMVPAAAIILALVIFTGFVIPIDYMPGWCRWINYIDPLAYSFESLMVNEFHGRNFTCTQFVPNLMIPGYGDISPANRACSAIGSIAGSSVVNGDDYINSAFRYYVSHKWRNFGILLAFIAFFTTTYMLAAETVSAAKSKGEVLLFRRGHKPASFKENKGDAESGGVAVAGPVAKAAAGYQSDKESGNIQGSTSVFHWNNVCYEVKVKKETRQILNNVDGWVKPGTLTALMGVSGAGKTTLLDCLADRTSMGVITGEMLVDGLPRDASFQRKTGYVQQQDLHLQTTTVREALNFSALLRQPAHVPREEKLAYVDEVIKLLEMEEYADAIIGVPGEGLNVEQRKRLTIGVELAAKPPLLLFVDEPTSGLDSQTSWAILDLLEKLTKSGQAILCTIHQPSAMLFQRFDRLLFLAKGGRTVYFGDIGENSKTMTSYFERNGGFPCPADANPAEWMLEVIGAAPGSVTNVDWHQAWRESPEYAAVQEELQRLKAQAKPSDALATDDGSYREFAAPFGEQLRSVTHRVFQQYWRTPTYIYSKAILCLIVSLFIGFVFFRAPNTIQGLQNQMFAIFNILTVFGQLVQQTMPHFVVQRSLYEVRERPSKVYSWKVFMLSQIIVELPWNTLMAALMFVTWYYPVGLDANAAAAGQTAERGALMFLLLVAFMLFTSTFTDFIIAGFETAEAGGNIANLLFSLCLIFCGVLATPETMPRFWIFMYRVSPFTYLVSAMLSTAVANSEVVCAANELQKFAPPSGQTCFEYLEPYMEIAGGYLTNPNSTDMCSFCTIKDTNVFLAQVGANYDDRWRNFGILWAFIIFNIFAALGVYWLVRVPKKKLGAKAKKE, from the exons ATGTCCTTTACTGGGGCAGGTTCCTTCGGGAACTACGACCTCACGGCGCAGAGTACCGGAGCGCCTCTTGGGCGAACGACGACAAACGACCAGcagcgggaggaggttgtgacTGCTGGGGGTTCTTCACCGGGACGGAATGAGAACGACGTGAGCAGGACGAGGGCTACGTCCCTGACTGAGGTGGCCGACAGTGAAGCCGCTATTCGCAATGAGAAAGGCAACATCACCGATGCcgccgacgaggatgaggaagccATTGATGAGGAGCGCCGCCACAGCGCCGTTCTTGCATTGGCGCGCAAGTACACTTCACAGTCGCATTACGGTGTCGAGCCCGGCACCAATGTCTTCGAAGCCGCCCTCCAAGATGAGAACTcgcccatcaaccccaatgGGCCCAATTTCAACAGCAAGGCCTGGGCAAAGGCCGTCGTGAGCATGATGGACGGCCGGGGCGCCTCTTTCCGGACCAGCGGTGTTGCTTTCCAGCACCTGAAcgtcttcggcttcggcgcGCCCACCGATTATCAGAAGGATGTTGCCAACGTCTGGCTCGAGCTCGTTGGGCTCGCCCGCAAGCTGACCGGCAACAAGGGACGTCGCATTGACATTTTGCGCGATTTCGATGGTGTGGTCGAGAAGGGAGAGATGCTTGTTGTGCTTGGTCCCCCAGGTTCCGGCTGCAGTACCTTTCTCAAGACCATTGCCGGTGACTACAACGGCATCTACATGGATGAGAACTCGTACTTCAACTACCAAG GCATGACTGCCAAGGAGATGCATACGCACCATCGTGGTGAGGCCATCTACACGGCTGAGGTCGACACACATTTCCCCCAGCTTTCAGTTGGCGACACCCTCACTTTTGCTGCCCGCGCCCGCGCGCCCCGCCAACTTCCTCCAGGAGTCTCCAAGAGCATGTTTGCCCAGCACTTGAGGGATGTTGTGATGGCCATGTTCGGCATCAGCCACACGGTCAACACCCGTGTAGGTAACGAGTACATTCGCGGTGTGTCTGGTGGTGAGCGCAAGCGTGTCACCATTGCCGAGGCTGCCCTGTCCGGTGCCCCTCTTCAGTGCTGGGATAACAGCACAAGAGGTCTTGATAGCGCCAATGCCATCGAGTTCTGCAAGAACCTGAAAATGTCGAGCGACCTTTTCCAGAGCACTTGCTGCGTTTCCATCTACCAGGCTCCCCAGAGCGCATACGACCTTTTCGACAAGGCCCTCGTGCTTTACGAAGGACGTCAGATCTTCTTCGGAAAGGCCAGCGAGGCCCGTCAGTACTTCGAGAGACTCGGCTTCGATTGCCCTTCCCGCCAGACCACCCCCGATTTCTTGACTTCCATGACAAGTCCCCTGGAGCGTGTTGTGCGTCCTGGATGGGAGGACAAGGCTCCCCGCACACCCGATGAGTTCGCTGCCGCCTGGAAGAAGAGCCCCGAGTACCAGGCTCTGCAGGCCCAGATCGAAGCCTACAAGGCGTCGCATCCCATCAACGGTCCCGATGCTGAAGCTTTCCGTGCGTCCAAGCAGGCCCAGCAGGCCAAGAGCCAGCGTGTCAAGTCgcccttcaccctctcctaCATGCAGCAGATTCAGCTGTGCCtctggagaggttggaagcGCCTGACCGGTGATCCTAGTCTGAGCATCGGTGCTCTGGTTGGAAACACCATCATGgctctcatcatctccagTATCTTCTACAACCTCCAACCTACAACGGACAGCTTCTACCAGCGTGGCGCTTTGCTCTTCTTCGCTTGTCTTATGAACGCCTTCTCCAGTGCTCTTGAAATTCTCACTCTCTACTCGCAACGTCCCATTGTCGAAAAACACAAGGCCTACGCTCTTTACCACCCATCTGCTGAAGCCATCGCCTCGATGCTGTGCGATTTGCCATACAAGATTGCCAACACCCTCGTCTTCAACCTGACCTTGTACTTCATGACGAATCTGCGTCGGGAAGCGGgcgctttcttctttttcctgctGTTCTCGTTCTTCACTGTCCTGGTCATGTCCATGATCTTCCGGACAATTGCCAGCTCCACAAGAACGCTCTCGCAGGCCATGgttcccgccgccgccatcattCTCGCCTTGGTCATCTTCACTGGTTTTGTCATCCCCATCGATTACATGCCTGGATGGTGCCGCTGGATCAACTACATCGATCCCCTGGCCTATTCCTTCGAGTCTCTCATGGTCAACGAATTCCACGGTCGCAATTTCACTTGCACCCAGTTTGTGCCTAACCTCATGATTCCTGGTTATGGTGACATTAGCCCGGCCAACCGCGCTTGCTCCGCCATCGGTTCCATTGCTGGCTCATCTGTTGTCAATGGCGACGACTACATCAACTCGGCTTTCAGGTACTACGTGTCTCATAAGTGGCGCAACTTTGGTATCTTGCTCGCCttcatcgccttcttcaccaccacctacatGCTTGCGGCTGAGACAGTCTCTGCTGCCAAGAGCAAGGGTGAGGTCTTGCTCTTCCGTCGCGGCCACAAGCCTGCGTCCTTCAAGGAGAACAAAGGTGATGCCGAATCTGGCGGTGTCGCTGTTGCTGGACCTGTTGCTAAGGCGGCTGCTGGGTACCAGTCCGATAAGGAGAGTGGCAACATCCAGGGCTCGACTAGTGTTTTCCATTGGAACAACGTCTGCTACgaggtcaaggtcaagaaggagacTCGCCAGATCCTGAACAATGTGGACGGATGGGTGAAGCCCGGTACTCTCACGGCTCTCATGGGCGTCTCCGGCGCTGGCAAGACCACTCTTCTCGACTGCTTGGCTGACCGAACCTCCATGGGTGTTATTACGGGAGAAATGCTTGTTGATGGTCTTCCCAGAGACGCTTCTTTCCAGCGCAAGACCGGCTACGTTCAGCAACAGgatcttcatcttcaaacTACCACCGTTCGCGAGGCCTTGAACTTTAGCGCTCTCCTTCGTCAACCCGCGCACGTCCCCCGCGAAGAGAAGCTCGCTTATGTTGATGAGGTTATCAAGCTTTTGGAAATGGAGGAATACGCTGACGCCATCATCGGTGTCCCTGGCGAAGGTCTCAACGTTGAACAGCGCAAGCGTCTTACTATCGGTGTCGAACTTGCTGCCAAGCCCCCTCTGCTCCTCTTCGTTGATGAGCCTACCTCCGGTCTCGATAGTCAAACATCTTGGGCCATTTTGGATcttctcgagaagctcacCAAGAGCGGACAAGCCATTCTCTGCACCATCCACCAGCCCTCGGCCATGCTCTTCCAGCGCTTCGACAGACTCTTGTTTCTGGCCAAGGGTGGCAGGACTGTGTACTTTGGCGATATCGGCGAAAACTCCAAGACCATGACTTCCTACTTTGAGCGCAATGGTGGTTTCCCTTGCCCTGCTGACGCCAACCCCGCTGAGTGGATGTTGGAGGTTATCGGTGCTGCCCCTGGAAGTGTTACCAATGTCGACTGGCACCAGGCCTGGCGCGAGAGTCCCGAGTATGCTGCCGTCCAGGAAGAGCTTCAGCGTCTCAAGGCCCAGGCCAAGCCCTCTGATGCCCTCGCCACCGACGATGGAAGTTATCGTGAGTTCGCTGCTCCCTTCGGCGAGCAACTCCGCAGTGTCACCCATCGTGTCTTCCAGCAATACTGGCGCACTCCCACCTACATTTACTCCAAGGCCATTCTCTGCCTCATCGTCTCGCTCTTCATCGGCTTCGTTTTTTTCAGAgctcccaacaccatccaggGTCTCCAGAACCAGATGTttgccatcttcaacatTCTCACCGTCTTCGGCCAGCTCGTACAGCAGACTATGCCTCACTTTGTCGTCCAACGCTCCTTGTATGAGGTCCGCGAGCGTCCCTCCAAAGTCTACAGCTGGAAGGTCTTTATGCTCTCGCAGATCATTGTTGAGCTCCCCTGGAACACCCTCATGGCCGCTCTGATGTTCGTCACCTGGTACTACCCCGTCGGGCTTGATGCAaacgctgccgccgccggccagACTGCTGAGCGTGGCGCTCTCATGTTCCTGCTCCTGGTCGCCTTTATGCTGttcacctccaccttcaCTGATTTCATCATTGCTGGTTTTGAGACGGCCGAAGCAGGCGGCAACATCGCCAACTTGCTCTTCAGTTTGTGCTTGATCTTCTGCGGTGTCCTGGCTACCCCTGAAACTATGCCCAGGTTCTGGATCTTCATGTATCGCGTCAGTCCGTTCACGTACCTTGTCAGCGCCATGCTGTCCACCGCTGTCGCCAACTCCGAAGTTGTCTGCGCTGCCAATGAGTTGCAGAAGTTTGCGCCCCCCTCGGGTCAAACTTGTTTTGAGTACCTCGAACCCTACATGGAGATTGCCGGTGGTTatctcaccaaccccaacagcaccgaCATGTGCTCATTCTGCACCATCAAGGACACCAACGTGTTCCTTGCTCAGGTCGGCGCCAACTATGACGACAGATGGCGCAACTTTGG TATCCTCTGggccttcatcatcttcaacatcTTCGCTGCTCTCGGTGTATACTGGCTCGTCCGTGtacccaagaagaagctcggtgccaaggcgaagaaggagtaG